A window from Cydia strobilella chromosome 9, ilCydStro3.1, whole genome shotgun sequence encodes these proteins:
- the LOC134743895 gene encoding transmembrane protein 70 homolog, mitochondrial: protein MFRLCFQGKFVQTRSVAVLHKEIVNLQCLTVNTKLIRHFASNSKGDSELDRIYYGPLTPQIKAVKVFSLSSSAAGLVAQPIIINEAATIGSTSLLIAICSVVGFFTFVTPILLHQITKKYVTKIDYDSANATYRAVTYNFFIAEKQHEFKAEDVVVPEIPGMFTTLVAKGKPMFVEARHFSDPMHYAKMMGFDKPMDFKMGASESSK, encoded by the exons atgttTCGGCTTTGTTTCCAAGGCAAATTTGTACAAACCAGATCAGTAGCAGTACTTCACAAAGAAATAGTTAACCTACAGTGTCTTACAGTGAACACTAAACTGATACGGCATTTTGCTAGCAATTCCAAAGGAGACAGCGAACTAGACCGCATTTATTATGGTCCGTTAACGCCACAAATCAAGGCTGTGAAGGTGTTTTCTCTGAGCTCCAGTGCCGCGGGCTTGGTAGCTCAGCCGATCATCATAAACGAAGCAGCCACCATAGGAAGCACATCACTCCTCATCGCTATTTGTTCAGTGGTTGGGTTCTTCACGTTCGTCACACCAATACTGCTACATCAAATTACTAAGAAATATGTAACaaaaattgactatgacagtgCAAATGCAACATACAGAGCAGTTACTTACAACTTTTTTATTGCTGAAAAACAG CATGAATTCAAAGCAGAAGATGTTGTAGTGCCTGAAATCCCTGGCATGTTCACAACCTTGGTGGCCAAAGGAAAGCCCATGTTTGTGGAGGCGAGGCACTTCAGTGACCCAATGCACTATGCCAAAATGATGGGCTTTGACAAACCTATGGACTTCAAAATGGGAGCTTCAGAAAGCAGTAAATAA